A stretch of Bacillus pseudomycoides DNA encodes these proteins:
- a CDS encoding GAF domain-containing protein, protein MFTKESYAGSREQQYETVIKQLDALLTGESNVVANLANASALLNQFLERINWVGFYVTEGNQLVLGPFQGIPACVRIPYGRGVCGAAAETKTTQLVADVHQFPGHIACDSASNSEIVVPIIKEGNVIGVLDIDSPEKNRFDEVDQHYLEKFVETLLKHM, encoded by the coding sequence AGTAATCAAACAACTCGATGCATTGTTAACCGGCGAATCGAATGTAGTCGCAAATTTAGCAAATGCATCTGCACTACTAAATCAATTTTTAGAGCGTATTAATTGGGTTGGCTTTTATGTAACAGAAGGAAATCAACTTGTACTGGGGCCATTTCAAGGAATACCTGCGTGCGTTCGCATCCCATATGGACGCGGTGTTTGCGGCGCAGCAGCTGAAACAAAAACAACCCAACTTGTTGCAGATGTTCATCAATTTCCAGGTCATATCGCTTGTGATAGCGCCTCTAATTCTGAAATTGTTGTACCAATTATCAAAGAAGGTAACGTCATTGGTGTGTTAGATATCGATAGTCCTGAAAAAAATCGCTTCGATGAAGTAGATCAACACTACTTAGAAAAATTTGTGGAAACGCTCCTAAAACATATGTAA
- the megL gene encoding methionine gamma-lyase, translating to MKKKQIETALIHHGYDSKMHKGSLTPPLFQTSTYTFETAQQGEASFAGQDPSYIYSRLGNPTVELFEERMAILEGGESALAFGSGMAAISATLLAFLRAGDHIICSNGLYGCTYGFLEVLEEKFMITHSLCDMETEEEIQASMRPNTKLIFVETPINPTMKLIDLEKVIKVAKQNELLVVVDNTFCSPYLQTPLTLGCDVVLHSATKYIGGHGDVVAGVTVCKTKELAEQIRPIRKDIGGIMAPFDAWLLLRGLKTLAVRMDRHCDNAEKVVEFLKNHESIESVWYPEGEIASSQMKRGGGVISFTIKGGKEEAQAFMNELNFITIAVSLGDTETLVQHPATMTHAVIPAEVRHEMGIFDNLIRLSVGLEAWEDIALDLAHALQKLSNTFSHVNGE from the coding sequence ATGAAAAAGAAACAGATAGAAACAGCGCTGATTCATCACGGGTATGATTCCAAGATGCATAAAGGGAGTTTAACGCCACCGCTATTTCAAACTTCAACGTATACATTTGAAACAGCGCAGCAAGGAGAAGCAAGTTTCGCTGGGCAGGATCCATCTTACATTTATTCAAGACTTGGAAATCCGACTGTGGAATTGTTTGAGGAGCGTATGGCTATTTTAGAAGGGGGAGAATCGGCGTTAGCGTTCGGTTCTGGAATGGCCGCAATTTCGGCGACACTTCTCGCATTTTTACGTGCTGGGGATCATATCATTTGTTCAAACGGTTTGTATGGATGTACGTACGGTTTTTTGGAAGTGTTAGAAGAGAAGTTTATGATTACCCATTCATTATGTGATATGGAAACAGAAGAAGAGATTCAGGCAAGTATGCGTCCAAATACAAAGTTGATATTTGTTGAAACGCCCATTAATCCGACAATGAAGCTCATCGATTTAGAAAAGGTTATTAAAGTTGCAAAACAAAATGAACTGCTTGTCGTTGTTGATAATACATTTTGTTCACCTTATTTACAAACGCCTCTTACACTTGGATGTGATGTTGTTCTTCACAGTGCGACAAAATATATTGGTGGACATGGAGATGTTGTTGCGGGTGTGACGGTTTGTAAAACGAAGGAGCTAGCTGAACAAATTCGCCCGATTCGAAAAGATATTGGCGGAATTATGGCGCCTTTTGATGCATGGCTCTTGCTTCGCGGCTTAAAGACGCTAGCTGTACGAATGGATCGGCACTGTGATAATGCGGAAAAAGTGGTAGAGTTTTTGAAAAATCACGAAAGTATTGAATCGGTATGGTATCCAGAAGGAGAAATTGCATCTTCTCAAATGAAGCGCGGGGGCGGTGTGATTTCATTTACGATTAAAGGCGGAAAAGAAGAAGCACAGGCATTTATGAATGAGTTGAATTTTATTACAATTGCGGTAAGTCTTGGAGATACAGAGACATTAGTGCAGCATCCAGCAACGATGACACATGCTGTTATTCCAGCAGAAGTACGCCATGAAATGGGCATTTTTGATAATTTAATACGCCTATCTGTTGGATTAGAAGCGTGGGAGGATATTGCCCTAGATTTAGCACATGCACTACAGAAGCTATCGAATACATTTTCCCATGTGAACGGAGAATAA